A DNA window from Hevea brasiliensis isolate MT/VB/25A 57/8 chromosome 2, ASM3005281v1, whole genome shotgun sequence contains the following coding sequences:
- the LOC110673770 gene encoding thaumatin-like protein 1, with amino-acid sequence MDSIFFSSAIYITLTLFITISSSFIGGVSGATFTLINRCGYTVWPGILANAGSPALDSTGFELPSGGSRSFQSPPNWSGRFWGRTGCTFDPTTGQGSCITGDCSTNQIECNGKNANPPATLAEFTIGGWNSQDFYDVSLVDGYNLQMIVEPNGGSGTCLSTGCVTDLNQQCPAELRVGSGEACKSACEAFGNPEYCCSGAYGTPDTCKPSVYSQMFKAACPRSYSYAYDDATSTFTCTGADYVITFCPSLTSQKSATDPSQTTSTSTTNGSQDGSGDGLNSSWLSNIFTGDSSTTLSSSAWTLTYIVSAISSLFLFFLYL; translated from the exons ATGGATTCAATCTTCTTCAGTTCTGCCATATACATTACCCTCACATTGTTTATTACAATCTCCAGTTCCTTTATTGGAGGAGTCTCAGGAGCTACCTTTACGCTAATCAACAGATGTGGTTACACAGTGTGGCCTGGTATTCTTGCCAATGCTGGAAGCCCTGCATTAGACAGCACTGGTTTTGAGCTTCCATCTGGTGGGTCTCGTTCCTTTCAATCACCACCAAATTGGTCGGGTCGATTCTGGGGCAGAACCGGTTGCACATTCGATCCAACCACTGGTCAGGGTAGTTGCATAACTGGTGATTGCAGCACCAACCAAATTGAATGTAACGGTAAAAATGCAAACCCACCAGCTACTCTAGCAGAATTCACAATCGGCGGATGGAACTCCCAGGACTTTTACGACGTTAGCTTAGTTGACGGCTACAACTTACAAATGATTGTGGAACCCAATGGCGGTTCGGGTACTTGTTTGTCAACCGGATGTGTAACCGATTTGAATCAGCAGTGCCCTGCAGAGCTCCGAGTGGGGTCTGGTGAGGCTTGTAAGAGTGCTTGTGAGGCTTTCGGAAACCCCGAGTACTGTTGTAGCGGGGCATATGGTACACCAGACACGTGCAAGCCATCTGTATATTCGCAGATGTTTAAAGCTGCTTGTCCGAGATCTTATAGTTATGCCTATGATGATGCGACGAGCACATTTACATGTACAGGAGCAGACTATGTGATCACATTCTGCCCTTCATTAACAAG TCAGAAATCTGCTACAGACCCGTCTCAAACTACAAGCACAAGCACAACAAATGGGTCCCAAGATGGATCAGGAGATGGGCTCAACAGTTCATGGTTGTCAAACATTTTCACTGGAGATTCATCCACAACTCTTTCTTCTTCAGCTTGGACCTTGACATACATTGTTTCTGCAATTTCCTCTCTATttctctttttcctttatttataG